In a single window of the Portunus trituberculatus isolate SZX2019 chromosome 9, ASM1759143v1, whole genome shotgun sequence genome:
- the LOC123501342 gene encoding protein FAM43A-like isoform X2, with translation MPNMNLKKLWRKKTVTLTEYDPTYKVVYLGNVLTGWAKGEGCVDKPLATLWRNYCQSNRQDIAMKVTICGAGLRAVTREHGLTEYWAHRVTYCAAHPAYPRVFCWVYRHEGRRLKQELRCHAVLCPKNTKAEAMATQLRVRLATALQEFRREKVVRQNARLSLMHALYDSASIPRRKLMLSTGGSNYRPPLERSKSAPKLGAIEETIEEEEEEEEEVQSDDGEAPSVHLQPGEDVGGSSTVSDTTSDILVDYDSGSEAASGGGKDTCLLDEEDVEEALQEGSSSGRLDHQLPSSASPCFSSPDLMYCPAPPLPPLPPLEAVEEAGDEDEGRCGSDTHEEEDAEADGGELGLLASLARDLTLAAPGEESLTSDQPESLGSHCDSCGSSCGACEVGGEQEDRLDHHHHHHHHHILEEAVEGRGKMARLEGDNISEESGYSEDKDSLQNL, from the exons atGCCCAACATGAACCTAAAGAAGTTGTGGCGTAAGAAGACAGTCACGCTGACGGAATATGACCCAACCTACAAAGTGGTCTACCTGGGCAACGTGCTCACTGGATGGGCCAAAG GGGAGGGGTGCGTGGACAAGCCGCTGGCAACACTGTGGAGGAACTATTGCCAGAGTAACCGCCAGGATATtgccatgaag GTCACCATTTGCGGGGCGGGGCTGCGAGCGGTGACGAGGGAGCACGGTTTGACGGAGTATTGGGCGCACCGGGTCACCTACTGCGCCGCCCACCCCGCTTACCCGCGAGTGTTCTGCTGGGTGTACCGCCACGAGGGACGGAGACTCAAGCAGGAGCTGAGGTGTCATGCTGTGCTCTGCCCCAAGAACACTAAggcggag gcCATGGCGACACAGCTGCGGGTGCGCCTGGCCACGGCCCTGCAGGAGTTCCGGCGTGAGAAGGTGGTGAGGCAAAATGCGCGGCTGTCGCTGATGCACGCCCTCTATGACTCCGCCTCCATCCCGCGCCGCAAGCTGATGCTGTCCACGGGCGGCTCCAACTACCGCCCCCCGCTGGAGAGGTCAAAGAGCGCCCCAAAGCTAGGCGCCATCGAGGAGactatagaggaggaggaggaggaggaggaagaggtgcagagCGACGACGGCGAGGCGCCCTCAGTGCACCTGCAGCCCGGCGAGGACGTGGGCGGCTCCAGCACTGTGTCGGACACCACTTCGGACATCCTGGTGGACTACGACTCAGGGAGCGAGGCGGCCAGCGGCGGCGGCAAGGACACCTGCTTGCTGGacgaggaggacgtggaggaggctCTGCAGGAGGGAAGCAGCAGCGGCAGGTTGGACCACCAGCTTCCGTCATCTGCTTCGCCTTGTTTCTCCTCCCCGGACCTGATGTACTGCCCCGCGCCGCCCCTGCCGCCCCTGCCGCCTTTGGAGGCCGTGGAGGAGGCGGGGGACGAGGACGAGGGGCGGTGTGGCAGCGACactcacgaggaggaggacgcggaGGCAGACGGCGGGGAGTTGGGCCTGCTGGCGTCCTTGGCGCGTGACCTCACTTTGGCGGCCCCCGGGGAGGAGTCCCTCACCTCGGACCAGCCGGAGTCCCTGGGCTCACACTGTGACTCCTGCGGCTCGTCCTGTGGGGCGTGTGAGGTCGGGGGGGAGCAGGAAGACCGcctggaccaccaccaccaccaccaccaccaccacatcctggaggaggcggtggaggggCGGGGCAAGATGGCGCGGCTGGAGGGGGACAACATCAGCGAGGAGAGCGGCTACTCTGAGGACAAGGACTCCCTGCAGAACCTGTAG
- the LOC123501342 gene encoding protein FAM43A-like isoform X1, producing MPNMNLKKLWRKKTVTLTEYDPTYKVVYLGNVLTGWAKGEGCVDKPLATLWRNYCQSNRQDIAMKVTICGAGLRAVTREHGLTEYWAHRVTYCAAHPAYPRVFCWVYRHEGRRLKQELRCHAVLCPKNTKAEAMATQLRVRLATALQEFRREKVVRQNARLSLMHALYDSASIPRRKLMLSTGGSNYRPPLERSKSAPKLGAIEETIEEEEEEEEEVQSDDGEAPSVHLQPGEDVGGSSTVSDTTSDILVDYDSGSEAASGGGKDTCLLDEEDVEEALQEGSSSGRLDHQLPSSASPCFSSPDLMYCPAPPLPPLPPLEAVEEAGDEDEGRCGSDTHEEEDAEADGGELGLLASLARDLTLAAPGEESLTSDQPESLGSHCDSCGSSCGACEVGGEQEDRLDHHHHHHHHHILEEAVEGRGKMARLEGDNISEESGYSEDKDSLQNL from the exons atGCCCAACATGAACCTAAAGAAGTTGTGGCGTAAGAAGACAGTCACGCTGACGGAATATGACCCAACCTACAAAGTGGTCTACCTGGGCAACGTGCTCACTGGATGGGCCAAAG GGGAGGGGTGCGTGGACAAGCCGCTGGCAACACTGTGGAGGAACTATTGCCAGAGTAACCGCCAGGATATtgccatga AGGTCACCATTTGCGGGGCGGGGCTGCGAGCGGTGACGAGGGAGCACGGTTTGACGGAGTATTGGGCGCACCGGGTCACCTACTGCGCCGCCCACCCCGCTTACCCGCGAGTGTTCTGCTGGGTGTACCGCCACGAGGGACGGAGACTCAAGCAGGAGCTGAGGTGTCATGCTGTGCTCTGCCCCAAGAACACTAAggcggag gcCATGGCGACACAGCTGCGGGTGCGCCTGGCCACGGCCCTGCAGGAGTTCCGGCGTGAGAAGGTGGTGAGGCAAAATGCGCGGCTGTCGCTGATGCACGCCCTCTATGACTCCGCCTCCATCCCGCGCCGCAAGCTGATGCTGTCCACGGGCGGCTCCAACTACCGCCCCCCGCTGGAGAGGTCAAAGAGCGCCCCAAAGCTAGGCGCCATCGAGGAGactatagaggaggaggaggaggaggaggaagaggtgcagagCGACGACGGCGAGGCGCCCTCAGTGCACCTGCAGCCCGGCGAGGACGTGGGCGGCTCCAGCACTGTGTCGGACACCACTTCGGACATCCTGGTGGACTACGACTCAGGGAGCGAGGCGGCCAGCGGCGGCGGCAAGGACACCTGCTTGCTGGacgaggaggacgtggaggaggctCTGCAGGAGGGAAGCAGCAGCGGCAGGTTGGACCACCAGCTTCCGTCATCTGCTTCGCCTTGTTTCTCCTCCCCGGACCTGATGTACTGCCCCGCGCCGCCCCTGCCGCCCCTGCCGCCTTTGGAGGCCGTGGAGGAGGCGGGGGACGAGGACGAGGGGCGGTGTGGCAGCGACactcacgaggaggaggacgcggaGGCAGACGGCGGGGAGTTGGGCCTGCTGGCGTCCTTGGCGCGTGACCTCACTTTGGCGGCCCCCGGGGAGGAGTCCCTCACCTCGGACCAGCCGGAGTCCCTGGGCTCACACTGTGACTCCTGCGGCTCGTCCTGTGGGGCGTGTGAGGTCGGGGGGGAGCAGGAAGACCGcctggaccaccaccaccaccaccaccaccaccacatcctggaggaggcggtggaggggCGGGGCAAGATGGCGCGGCTGGAGGGGGACAACATCAGCGAGGAGAGCGGCTACTCTGAGGACAAGGACTCCCTGCAGAACCTGTAG